One segment of Nostoc flagelliforme CCNUN1 DNA contains the following:
- a CDS encoding GREB1-related protein, producing the protein MSLKILIPSRGRANCVKTTSVVNGAILCVAESQAEAYREFNPGVEVVAHPEDLEIPGPVARKWAWMYEHFGHHVFILDDDIVSCVRLHAAKGDSYKVSPEVATELIYNADDIAAQMGCYLFGFNTQPDPRNYHGLKPFRMTGMCWASGMGLRPGSKIWWHEGFDIYDDFWIVLLNKYHHRFAFFDDRFCFRDAGDTFTGTGGAAEFRTKETGKKDFELLKKYFGDAIKPKQDSPRSKRKSEWQPTLNVDF; encoded by the coding sequence GTGAGCCTCAAAATACTGATTCCTAGTCGTGGACGTGCCAACTGCGTTAAGACGACAAGCGTAGTCAACGGCGCAATTTTGTGCGTTGCCGAATCCCAGGCGGAAGCCTATCGGGAGTTTAACCCTGGTGTTGAAGTGGTCGCGCATCCCGAAGATTTGGAAATTCCAGGGCCTGTGGCCCGCAAGTGGGCGTGGATGTACGAACACTTTGGACATCATGTGTTCATTCTGGATGATGACATCGTTTCCTGCGTCCGGCTGCACGCCGCCAAGGGGGACAGTTATAAAGTCTCGCCAGAAGTAGCGACTGAGTTAATTTACAACGCTGACGATATCGCCGCTCAAATGGGGTGCTATTTGTTTGGGTTCAACACGCAACCTGACCCCAGGAATTATCACGGACTAAAGCCGTTTCGGATGACAGGAATGTGTTGGGCATCGGGTATGGGGTTACGTCCAGGCTCAAAGATTTGGTGGCATGAAGGTTTTGATATTTACGATGACTTTTGGATAGTTTTGCTGAACAAATATCATCACAGATTTGCATTTTTTGATGATAGGTTTTGCTTCCGAGACGCAGGAGATACTTTTACTGGTACTGGAGGTGCCGCCGAATTTAGAACTAAAGAAACTGGCAAAAAAGACTTTGAACTTTTGAAAAAGTACTTTGGAGATGCGATTAAGCCAAAGCAAGATAGCCCTCGCTCTAAGAGAAAGAGCGAATGGCAGCCTACTTTAAATGTCGATTTTTAA